The DNA segment TCGAGTCGGAGGAGGCCGCCCGACAGGGCTGGATGAACGGCCTGAAGGGCCACATCGACGCGGGCGAGACGTTCGAACACACCTTCGAGGTGCCGGGCGACCACCACTACTTCTGTATCCCCCACGAACCGACCGGCATGGTCGGGACGGTCGTCGTCGAGGAGTGAGGGTTCTCGGGACGGGGCTTCGACGGTCACCCCTCACGCGGACGAGGTTCGCGTCAACTGGAGCGCCGCCACCGTCGCGCCCCCGAGGACGATGGGAAACAGCAGCGTCGCGCTCCGGAAGACGAGCGCCGCGGCCGTCGCGGTCGCGGCGGGGAGGCCCGTGAGCGCGACGAGGAGCACCACCAGCGCGGCGTCGACGCTCCCGATGCCGCCCGGTAGCGGGACGAGGTCAGTGACGGTCACGAGCGAGACGACCAGTACCGGAATCGCCGGTCGTACGCCGGCGCCGACCGCCGACAGCGAGAGCCACAGCGCGGTTGCCTGCAACAGCCACCCGAGCGCCGACGAGCCGATTCCGAGCGCGAGCACGCGCCGGTCGGCGGCGACGCGTTCGAGTCCGTCGACGAACGTCCCGATTCGCGCCTGGAGGTCGGCTGGCGACGGGAGTCGGACGCTCGGGACGACGCGGACAGTGACTCGCTGGAGGGCAACGAGCGCGCCGACCGCCCGAACTTCGAGCCACCGCCGGTATCGCCACGCCAGGCCGCCGCCGACCGCCAGCAACGCGGAGATGCCGAGCATCGTTCCCGCGACGACCTCCAGTTGCTGCCCGACCGTCGTCGTCGCGCCGACGTAGAGCACCCCCAGGAACGCGAACGCCGGCGCGGGTAGGTAGTTGATGACGTCGGTGCTGACCACCGACAGGAGCGCGGTTTCGTAGTTCGCCCGGGTCGCCCGCGAGACGAACAGCGCCGCGATGGGTTCACCGCCCCCGACCGAGAACGGCGCGACCTGGTTGGCGAACAGCACGTTCAGGTAGACGAGCGTCGCCCGTCGCCGCGACGCCGACACGTCGAGGACGCCGAAGACGAGATAGAGGGTGTAGCTCCACGCCGTCATCCAGCACAGTGCGACCGCGAAGACGGCGCCGACCGTGAGGCGGTCGGCAGTCGCGAGCGCCGCGACCACCTCGGAGACGCCGACGACGCCGACGAGAACGTACAGGACGACCGCCGCGGCGAGGAAGCCGACGAGTATCGTCCGCGCCGAAACGGAGTTCGTCTTCATTCGACTCCGAATTGGACCTTCTCCCCCGAGTGCGTTACCGCCGTTTTCGGTTCCCGCTCCGGGTCGCTCCGTCGCGGTCGTGGTCGCGGTCGCTCGCGGGGAATTCGAGCGCTGTCGCTCGGGGGACGCGAGTTCGGCGGTCGATAAAACGAGTGGTCGATTCGGTTCGAAGGCCTCAGACTTCGACGTCTTCTTCGTCGACGTCGACCGCGGTTTCCTCCTCGGCGGCGACCTCCTCGGGGCGCGCTTCGAGCGTCGCCTTCTGGATCTCGACGCGGCGGAGCGGGTAGATGGTCTTGGCCTCGCCGTAGATGGCCGAGGAGAGCCGACCCTCGACGACGCTGTCGATGAGGTCCTCGAAGGTGCGGTCCTCGGCGGCGTCCTCGACGAGGTCGATCATCGTGCGGCGGATGGCCTGCTCCTGGCTCGCGTCGGCGCTCTTGGTCGTGAACGCGACGGGCTGGATCTGGACGCGGTAGTCGTCGGTCGTCAGCACCGTGATGTACGCCTCGATCTTCGAGGCGCCGCGGCGCACGAGGCTCCGCAGGTAGTCGCGGGTGAGTTCGTGCTTGACGAACTCGGTGTAGGCCGCGTCGCTGCCCACGTCGTTGATCTTGAACGTGAGCTTGGTGTTGTTCTCGCTGGCGTCGTTGCTGAGTTCGCCCAGCGTGGTTTCGATGTCGCGTCCGAGTACCTTGTCCGGTTCGTCTGCGGGGGTCTGACCCAGCTCCTGTCGGTCGAACTGCTGGGGAGCGTGGATGGTGTACCACCGCTTTTCCTGTTTCTGCTTGGAGACTGAACGTTCGCTCATGATTGGTGTGTATCTGTGTTCGCGTGTCGGTCGGCTGCCTGTACCACTTTCCGCGCCACCGTGAGGTTCACGACGTAGTCGTCGACAGTCGTCTGCAGTCCGCCGGTCGTCTCTCGTTCGACGGTCGTCACCACGGCGTCCGGGCTGGACTCGCCCGCCTCGACTCGGGTGTCTATCTCGGGCGTGTTGTCCGGGCGGACCGCCGCCGCGACGACGTCGGCGCGGTCTAACTCCGTTCGAATCCGCGCCGAGCGAGACGCCGTCGTGGACGGCGTCTCGCTCGGGTCCTCGCGTCGTTCCTCGGTCACGTTCGGGCCTCCCGGAACGCGGCGAGGAAGTCGGTCGCCTCGGTGTCGAACTCGGCGTAACCGCGGGTCGCGGTGCCGCCGCCGCGGCCGCCGGTTTCGGCGGCCGCGGCGGCCATCGCGTCCCCGACCGAAACCGCGTCGGCCTCGTCGTCGAGGACGGCCTGTTCGGTCGCCGCCGCGGCGGCCTTCCCGTCGCCGACGACGAGTGCCGTCGGTTCGGGCGACCGGAAGTCCCGCAGGAGGCGGGCGACCGTCTCGACCGGGGCGTCTTCGGTTCGGAGTACGAACAGGCCGTCGTACCGGCCGGTCGTCCCCTCCCGCAGGGCCGCGTGGGCGCTGGCGGCGTGGTCGCGCCACGCCTCCAGCGCGTCGGTCCGCGCGTCGTGGCCGAGCGCCAGCGCGACGCCCGCGCCCGGTCGCTCGCGCGCGACCGATTCGAGCACGTCGGCGTAGCCCTCGACCGTGACGAACGGTCCGTCTTCGAGTTCGTGGGGCCGGAGCGCGCGCTCGACGGCGTCGGCCGCGCGGTCGGTCGTCCACTCCGCGCCCGCGACGGCGAGCGCGAGGTCCGAGGCGACGTCGCGGTGGGCCGACTCGTCGAGTTCGGCCGGCAGGTCGAGTTCGGCCAGCGTCGCCTGGACCGACCCCGCGTCGCCGGAGTAGTCGGCGTGCGCGAGGGTCGTGTGCGCGAGGCCGTCGGCGAGGTCGCCGGTCGGAACGCCGACGCCGGGTCGGCGCTCGAGCCCCGCTTCGCGGGCCTCTTCGTAGACGTGGGCGCTCTCGCCGGCGCCCGGCGGGCGACCGGCCGCGACCACGCCCGCGAGTGCGAGCGTGCGGTCTGGCGACGCGTCGAGTTCCCGGGCTGCGTCGAACGCGGTGACGCTCGCCGGGGTCGCCTCGGCCGCGAGCGAGACGTCGGCAGCGGGGTCGAGTCCCACGCCGACCGTCGTCTCGCCCGCGCCCGCGTGGGCTTCTCCGTCGGTGTCGGCACCGCCCCCGACGAGCGTCGTGCCGAAGCGGCCGACCCGAACCTGGTAGGGGACCGCCCGCTCGCTCAGTGCGCGCGCGAGCAGTCCCGCCGCGGCGAGGCAGTCGCCGTCCGCACGCGCGAGCACGCGGACGAACTCCGCCTCGCCGAGTGCGGCGGCCACGTCGCTACCCGAGGGGGCGTCGGCGCCGCTTCCGGTTCGACCCGAGGTGGACATCTATTCGATGAGTTGCTTGGCGGTTTCGTAGGAGTACGTGAAGTCCTCGTCGAGCTGGTCGCCGCGGTAGTAGTCGACGAGGCGACGGACCTTCGACTGGGTGTTC comes from the Halorussus vallis genome and includes:
- a CDS encoding lysylphosphatidylglycerol synthase transmembrane domain-containing protein, whose amino-acid sequence is MKTNSVSARTILVGFLAAAVVLYVLVGVVGVSEVVAALATADRLTVGAVFAVALCWMTAWSYTLYLVFGVLDVSASRRRATLVYLNVLFANQVAPFSVGGGEPIAALFVSRATRANYETALLSVVSTDVINYLPAPAFAFLGVLYVGATTTVGQQLEVVAGTMLGISALLAVGGGLAWRYRRWLEVRAVGALVALQRVTVRVVPSVRLPSPADLQARIGTFVDGLERVAADRRVLALGIGSSALGWLLQATALWLSLSAVGAGVRPAIPVLVVSLVTVTDLVPLPGGIGSVDAALVVLLVALTGLPAATATAAALVFRSATLLFPIVLGGATVAALQLTRTSSA
- a CDS encoding 30S ribosomal protein S3ae; this encodes MSERSVSKQKQEKRWYTIHAPQQFDRQELGQTPADEPDKVLGRDIETTLGELSNDASENNTKLTFKINDVGSDAAYTEFVKHELTRDYLRSLVRRGASKIEAYITVLTTDDYRVQIQPVAFTTKSADASQEQAIRRTMIDLVEDAAEDRTFEDLIDSVVEGRLSSAIYGEAKTIYPLRRVEIQKATLEARPEEVAAEEETAVDVDEEDVEV
- a CDS encoding KEOPS complex subunit Pcc1; this encodes MTEERREDPSETPSTTASRSARIRTELDRADVVAAAVRPDNTPEIDTRVEAGESSPDAVVTTVERETTGGLQTTVDDYVVNLTVARKVVQAADRHANTDTHQS
- a CDS encoding exonuclease RecJ, whose product is MSTSGRTGSGADAPSGSDVAAALGEAEFVRVLARADGDCLAAAGLLARALSERAVPYQVRVGRFGTTLVGGGADTDGEAHAGAGETTVGVGLDPAADVSLAAEATPASVTAFDAARELDASPDRTLALAGVVAAGRPPGAGESAHVYEEAREAGLERRPGVGVPTGDLADGLAHTTLAHADYSGDAGSVQATLAELDLPAELDESAHRDVASDLALAVAGAEWTTDRAADAVERALRPHELEDGPFVTVEGYADVLESVARERPGAGVALALGHDARTDALEAWRDHAASAHAALREGTTGRYDGLFVLRTEDAPVETVARLLRDFRSPEPTALVVGDGKAAAAATEQAVLDDEADAVSVGDAMAAAAAETGGRGGGTATRGYAEFDTEATDFLAAFREART